The Limisphaera ngatamarikiensis genomic sequence ATGTCGCGTCCGCAAAAGAAGATCCGGCCCGCGTCGGGTCGCACCAGACCGACCACCATCTGGAAGGTGGTGGTTTTCCCGGCACCGTTGGGGCCCAGCAGACCCACGATTTCGCCCGCCGCCACACGGAGGGAGACGCCGTCCACCACCCGGCGACGCCGGTAATGTTTCACCAGGTCGCGAGTTTCCAACAAGGGCTCCGACGCCTGACCGTTCACGGCCCGACCCGGGTGGGCCGAGGGTTCCGGGCGGGCTGGCGTTTCAGGTTGTGTTTCCTCCGCATGCATGGTCCAAATGGCGCCTGACGGGTCTTACCGGGGCCACGGGAGAGTCGGCGGGGCGTTGGTGCCGGGGTTGTCGCCGCGCTCCACGCGTGCCCGGTAGGTTCCCACGGTCGAAATGACCCCGGTACGCCGGTGATACTCCACAACCTCTGCGACGAAGCGACTGCCATCGCCGCGCTCAATCACCGGCTGACCTGTCAACCGGAGCCTGGCCGCGGCCGCCTCATATTCGGCACGCTGGGCCGTGGCGGTGATCCGGGCCGCGGCCGGACCGGCCAGGCGGACGATCACGCCGCCGTCGGCCATGAGATCCGGCTCGCCCTCACCTTCAGCCGGTGGCCGTACGCGCAACCGGGCACAACTCATTTCCATCTGGGGATCCTCCACTTCCACGCCCCCGGTGAATTCCAGTTGGTCGGCCGACCAGACGTAGGATCCACACCGGACCCGGGTCCAGAGTGGTTCACCGGCGGCGGGGTCGGCGTCGGTTCCGGCGGATTCATGGAGTACGGTCGCACCGCCCGGGGGCGCTCCGGCCACACCCAACAACATGTCGCCCGGTGGCCGTGGCCACACCAGTTCCGCGTTACCCTCCACACCGAATCGTTGGCGGTCGGGCTCCATCCACAGACGATCGCCCGCACCTGAGCGCCCGTCCGCCTCCCAATGAGCGGGGCCGGCAACTTCGACGCGATTCAACCGCGCCTGGTAGAGGCAGGAACTGCCGGACACGCGCAGATTTTCCCTTTCGAAAATGACACCGCCGGTCGAGTCCACCGATTCCAGCGCGCCGTTCGCGTCGGTCCGAACCACGAGTCGGGAGCACATCAGTCGTGCGGGCGGCCCCACCGCGGGCGTTTCGATCACGTCCACGTTTCCCTCGAACCGGGCCAATCGCGGGCTGAGCTCGCTGGAATCGGAGGTGACGGTCAGTTGGACGGGGCCGTTTCCGGCCGCCAGTGCGTTCTGAAGTCCGGGCACCATGCCCCCGGCTGCACGTGTCCAGTGCAAGACCGTACGGCCGCGCGCCTGAAGGGTTTCTCTCCGGAGGTCCCATTGGAGAAGGTCGGCCCGGCCGGACGCCCCGGCCCGCTCCCACTGGACGTTACCGGTCAACTCCACCCGTTCGAGGGCCGGATCCAACACGGCCTGTTCCGCCGTGGCCTTCAGACCGGCTCGTTCCAGGCTGACGCCGCCCCGCGCTTCCACCCTGTTCACCCGTCCGGTCGGCCCGCCCGAAAGCACAAATTGCAGTTCATCGCATGCCAGGGCGGCCTGGGTCTCGGTGGCGCGCACCTTGCCGAGGAATTCGACCCTTCCGGTGGATCCCTCGAACAGGAACCGGTCTGCCTCAATGCGCACCTCGCCCTCGCCCACGCCCGGCAGGCGCAACGGTTGTGCGTTGGTGCCCAAAGGCCCGACCTGTTCGGCCAACCAACCGCCACGCAACATAGTACGCACGCGATTGGATACGACCAACCAGGCGTTGCTCTGCCGCCACAGGAAGCCCTGGCCTTCAAGAACCAACCGGTCGGACTGGAGTCGTACTTCGAGGGGACCATCCGACCGTGCCTCCTGGGTGGCGGTGTGAAAGTCGCAGCGCGGCGTCTGCACGTGCAGCTCCACGCGACCGTCCGCGGCGTATCGTTCGAGCACCACTTCGCGGACCTGCACCCAGGCACCCTCCGCCGGTTCGGCCTTTGCAGCCTGGAGGCGGAACCGGAGCTGTTTTTCGTTCGGGGGCGGATAATATTCCGGCCAGACAAAATCCTCCAGCACCAGCCCTGGCAAGGGTGCCGGACCCGGGGTCTGTGGCAGGGTCGCGCCGGCCCGCAGCAAGGCCGCGAGACAGACCAGCCGTCCCATCCACGCCACCCAATCCACACACGGCCGTCTGCCAGCGCCCGGTCGCAGCATTCCGATCCGACCCGGGGCAGGGCAAACCGCGCCCGGCCGCCGGGAAGGTGTCCCCGGCGCCGACGCGTTGTCGGCTTGCGTTGGCATCATGATTCCGGCCATGCCCGGGACCAAAGCTGGCTCAACCGGCGGGGGATGGCCAGTCCGGAAGAAAGCCGCGTGCGCAAGCGCGTCACCCTTGACGCCCTCGCTCCCCGGGCCGAGCCAGCCGCGCCGGGAGGTCTTCCGGGGAGGTCCCGCCGCAAAGTACCGTCCGTCCTCCGCCGTCCCGAATCCGCCGGGACAAACACCGTCCCTACCGGGCCGGGTCGTGCCAGGAGCCCGGACGCATTGTCACCGACGGCTGCATTCAAACAGGCGTACCAGGGTGCGGAGCAGTCCGGGCATTTCGGCCAGAGGGATCATGTTGGGGCCGTCGCTCAGTGCGCGATCCGGCTCGGGATGCGTCTCGATGAAGACGCCGTCGGCGCCGGCGGCCACCGCAGCCCGTGCCAGAACCGGTGCGAACTCTCGTTGGCCGCCGGAGGCGGTCCCCCCTGCGCCGGGCAGTTGCACCGAGTGCGTGGCGTCGAACACGACCGGAAATCCCAGGCGGCGTAGGATGGGGATGCTGCGCATGTCGGCCACCAGGTTCTGGTAACCGAAGCAACTGCCGCGTTCGGTCAGGAGCAATCGATCACCGCCGGCTTTGCGGGCCTTGGCCACCACATGTTCCATTTCCATGGGCGACAGGAACTGGCCCTTCTTAATGTTCAGGATCCGTCCGGAAGCCGCCGCGGTCTGGATCAAATCGGTTTGCCGACACAAAAACGCCGGAATTTGCAGGATATCCACCACCTGGGCTGCCGGTTTGACCTGGATTTCGGTGTGAATAT encodes the following:
- a CDS encoding LptA/OstA family protein, with the translated sequence MLEDFVWPEYYPPPNEKQLRFRLQAAKAEPAEGAWVQVREVVLERYAADGRVELHVQTPRCDFHTATQEARSDGPLEVRLQSDRLVLEGQGFLWRQSNAWLVVSNRVRTMLRGGWLAEQVGPLGTNAQPLRLPGVGEGEVRIEADRFLFEGSTGRVEFLGKVRATETQAALACDELQFVLSGGPTGRVNRVEARGGVSLERAGLKATAEQAVLDPALERVELTGNVQWERAGASGRADLLQWDLRRETLQARGRTVLHWTRAAGGMVPGLQNALAAGNGPVQLTVTSDSSELSPRLARFEGNVDVIETPAVGPPARLMCSRLVVRTDANGALESVDSTGGVIFERENLRVSGSSCLYQARLNRVEVAGPAHWEADGRSGAGDRLWMEPDRQRFGVEGNAELVWPRPPGDMLLGVAGAPPGGATVLHESAGTDADPAAGEPLWTRVRCGSYVWSADQLEFTGGVEVEDPQMEMSCARLRVRPPAEGEGEPDLMADGGVIVRLAGPAAARITATAQRAEYEAAAARLRLTGQPVIERGDGSRFVAEVVEYHRRTGVISTVGTYRARVERGDNPGTNAPPTLPWPR
- the kdsA gene encoding 3-deoxy-8-phosphooctulonate synthase; amino-acid sequence: MNQTRLWKTLSGRRSLFLIAGPCVIESEELCLEVAGYLQKVCRRLGIPYVFKASFDKANRTSADSFRGPGLTAGLAVLDRVRTRLDVPVLTDIHTEIQVKPAAQVVDILQIPAFLCRQTDLIQTAAASGRILNIKKGQFLSPMEMEHVVAKARKAGGDRLLLTERGSCFGYQNLVADMRSIPILRRLGFPVVFDATHSVQLPGAGGTASGGQREFAPVLARAAVAAGADGVFIETHPEPDRALSDGPNMIPLAEMPGLLRTLVRLFECSRR